The following proteins are co-located in the Pyxidicoccus trucidator genome:
- a CDS encoding M4 family metallopeptidase — translation MSIRRTDGPKPVSLRPTTETQAKNTVKPGTPAGPRVVQDGFGSPAPRRSELARAEQTLKPVPLPGRLPIDSKDAQSAIQTSLAHLAPETESKSLVAQAPAFVPRNVERDELGMTHVRMDRVHEGVKVFGEQVITHLDKEGKVKDVTGEQSTIPAGLGSAKPKLSPSQAIDVARKEFGAKPDKQPSAERVIYQDSAGKYHSAYRVEMAGIEGQEHPRKMNYLVDANTGKVFESFNEIDGFVVPQKGTKGAAAAATEVTGTATPKATIGDLGTVTSKLKLDQDVTVDKLKLDLDVKHSYRGDLTVTLTSPSGKSAVVHNRTGGSADDLKGSFDLSAFAGEQAKGEWTLTVSDKARGDTGVLNSWSLKATGKPAPTPGPTPTPTGKADDTSLYSGKVDLATKKNADGTFSLQDSTRGKGVVTFDGQNKEEATGQVDFKDANDVWGEAGDNARTKAAVDAHYGAAMTYDMLKNVLGRDSLDGAGEKLVSYVHVSNNLVNAFWDGEKMSYGDGDGKTAGPLTALDIAGHEIAHGLTERTAGLIYRNESGGLNEAMSDIFGAGVEWYAAQKNPDVKFNWTVGETAWTPGTNTEDGLRYMNDPTKDGYSIDNYKNYPQMKEVHGSSGIANNAFFLMVNGGTNRTSGQEVKDGIGMEKGLKIYYRALAHYMTPNTTFAQAREACVKAATDLHGANSPEVQKVKESWSAVGVS, via the coding sequence ATGAGCATCCGACGTACTGATGGCCCGAAGCCGGTCTCCCTCCGCCCCACCACCGAGACGCAGGCCAAGAACACGGTGAAGCCCGGGACGCCCGCCGGTCCGCGCGTCGTCCAGGATGGATTCGGAAGCCCCGCCCCGCGCCGCAGCGAGCTGGCCCGCGCGGAGCAGACGCTGAAGCCGGTCCCCCTCCCGGGCCGCCTTCCCATCGACAGCAAGGACGCGCAGAGCGCCATCCAGACCTCGCTCGCGCACCTCGCCCCGGAGACCGAGTCCAAGTCCCTTGTGGCGCAGGCCCCGGCCTTCGTCCCGCGCAACGTGGAGCGGGATGAGCTGGGCATGACGCACGTGCGCATGGACCGCGTGCACGAGGGCGTGAAGGTCTTCGGCGAGCAGGTCATCACCCACCTGGACAAGGAGGGGAAGGTGAAGGACGTCACCGGGGAGCAGTCCACCATCCCCGCCGGACTGGGCAGCGCGAAGCCCAAGCTGTCGCCCTCGCAGGCCATCGACGTGGCTCGCAAGGAGTTCGGCGCGAAGCCGGACAAGCAGCCCAGCGCGGAGCGCGTCATCTACCAGGACTCCGCCGGCAAGTACCACTCCGCCTACCGCGTGGAGATGGCCGGGATTGAAGGCCAGGAGCACCCGCGCAAGATGAACTACCTGGTGGACGCCAACACCGGGAAGGTCTTCGAGAGCTTCAACGAGATTGACGGCTTCGTGGTGCCGCAGAAGGGCACGAAGGGCGCCGCCGCCGCGGCCACCGAAGTCACGGGCACCGCCACCCCCAAGGCGACCATCGGCGACCTGGGCACCGTCACCTCGAAGCTGAAGCTGGACCAGGACGTCACCGTCGACAAGCTGAAGCTGGACCTGGACGTGAAGCACTCGTACCGCGGCGACCTGACCGTCACCCTCACCAGCCCCTCCGGCAAGAGCGCCGTGGTGCACAACCGCACCGGCGGCAGCGCGGACGACCTGAAGGGCAGCTTCGACCTGAGCGCCTTCGCGGGCGAGCAGGCCAAGGGCGAGTGGACCCTGACCGTGAGCGACAAGGCGCGCGGCGACACGGGCGTGCTCAACAGCTGGAGCCTGAAGGCCACCGGCAAGCCGGCCCCGACGCCGGGTCCGACGCCGACTCCCACGGGCAAGGCGGACGACACCTCGCTCTACAGCGGCAAGGTGGACCTGGCGACGAAGAAGAACGCGGACGGCACCTTCAGCCTCCAGGACTCCACGCGCGGCAAGGGCGTGGTGACGTTCGACGGACAGAACAAGGAAGAGGCCACCGGCCAGGTGGACTTCAAGGACGCCAACGACGTCTGGGGCGAGGCGGGCGACAACGCGCGCACCAAGGCCGCGGTGGACGCGCACTACGGTGCCGCGATGACGTACGACATGCTCAAGAACGTCCTCGGCCGCGACTCGCTCGACGGCGCGGGCGAGAAGCTCGTCTCGTACGTGCACGTCAGCAACAACCTGGTCAACGCGTTCTGGGACGGCGAGAAGATGAGCTACGGCGACGGCGACGGCAAGACGGCCGGCCCGCTCACCGCGCTGGACATCGCCGGCCACGAGATTGCGCACGGCCTCACCGAGCGCACCGCCGGCCTCATCTACCGCAACGAGTCCGGCGGCCTCAACGAGGCCATGAGCGACATCTTCGGCGCGGGCGTGGAGTGGTACGCGGCGCAGAAGAACCCGGACGTGAAGTTCAACTGGACGGTGGGCGAGACGGCGTGGACTCCCGGCACCAACACCGAGGACGGCCTGCGCTACATGAATGACCCGACCAAGGACGGGTACTCCATCGACAACTACAAGAACTACCCGCAGATGAAGGAGGTGCACGGCTCCAGCGGCATCGCCAACAACGCCTTCTTCCTGATGGTGAATGGCGGCACGAACCGCACCTCCGGCCAGGAAGTGAAGGACGGCATCGGGATGGAGAAGGGCCTGAAGATCTACTACCGCGCCCTCGCCCACTACATGACGCCCAACACCACCTTCGCCCAGGCCCGCGAGGCCTGCGTCAAGGCGGCGACCGACCTGCACGGCGCGAACTCGCCGGAGGTCCAGAAGGTGAAGGAGAGCTGGTCCGCCGTGGGCGTGAGCTAG
- a CDS encoding DUF1330 domain-containing protein — protein sequence MPAYVLVQISVHDAQTYERYKQLAPPAIARYGGRYLVRGGATQTLEGTWEPPRFVLLEFPSVEQARAWWASPEYAAAKALRHASAHSEMLLVEGLPAGLLDAGVPPKTS from the coding sequence ATGCCTGCGTACGTGCTGGTCCAGATCTCGGTGCATGATGCGCAGACGTACGAGCGATACAAGCAGCTCGCGCCGCCCGCCATCGCCCGGTACGGCGGGCGCTACCTCGTGCGCGGAGGCGCGACGCAGACGCTCGAGGGCACCTGGGAGCCGCCGCGCTTCGTCCTGCTGGAGTTCCCCAGCGTGGAGCAGGCCCGTGCCTGGTGGGCCTCGCCGGAGTACGCCGCGGCCAAGGCGCTCCGCCATGCCAGCGCCCACTCGGAGATGCTCCTCGTGGAGGGGCTGCCAGCAGGGCTGCTCGACGCGGGCGTTCCGCCCAAGACGTCCTGA